The following proteins are co-located in the Pyrobaculum calidifontis JCM 11548 genome:
- a CDS encoding zinc-binding dehydrogenase, whose protein sequence is MRAAVLHTYNTPLKVEEVEVEKPRDGEARLRVLSAGVCHSDLYVLEGATPVPPPLVPGHEAVAVVEEVGPGVESVAPGDVVVTSFIWPCGRCRNCARGLENLCERFAEVRLKGVMLDGTTRLRLNGQPLRVFLGGLWAEEAVVPATALAKLPKSLHGRPEMAMLGCAFSTAYGAVVNSGSVAPGDTVVVIGTGGVGLATVQVAKAVGARVIAVGRNPEKLKLAKELGAEVVNTREVDLVKAVKDLTGGRGADVVVEAVGSEETVEAAVEAAAAGGRVVLVGLMAVGKKAPLHVARVVRGGIAVVGSYGARPRVDLPKVISLVEKGLLRPDLLAKDFYKLDQINEAVEALRSGRSIRPIVLMR, encoded by the coding sequence ATGCGGGCGGCTGTGCTACATACATACAACACCCCCCTCAAGGTGGAAGAGGTGGAAGTGGAAAAGCCAAGGGACGGCGAGGCTAGGCTGAGGGTGCTCTCGGCGGGGGTCTGCCACAGCGACCTCTACGTCTTGGAGGGCGCCACGCCTGTTCCCCCGCCTCTTGTGCCCGGCCACGAGGCTGTCGCAGTGGTGGAGGAGGTGGGGCCCGGCGTCGAAAGCGTGGCCCCAGGCGACGTGGTGGTGACCTCCTTCATATGGCCCTGCGGGAGGTGTAGAAACTGCGCGAGGGGCCTTGAGAACCTATGCGAAAGGTTCGCAGAGGTGAGGCTCAAGGGGGTGATGCTGGATGGGACGACAAGGCTTCGCCTAAACGGCCAGCCTCTCAGGGTGTTCCTCGGGGGCCTTTGGGCAGAGGAGGCGGTGGTGCCCGCCACGGCCTTGGCCAAGTTGCCCAAGTCTCTCCACGGCAGGCCCGAGATGGCCATGCTTGGGTGCGCCTTTTCCACCGCCTACGGCGCAGTGGTTAACTCGGGCTCTGTAGCGCCGGGGGACACGGTGGTGGTGATAGGCACCGGGGGCGTCGGGCTGGCGACGGTGCAGGTGGCCAAGGCGGTGGGGGCGAGGGTGATCGCAGTAGGGAGGAACCCGGAGAAGCTGAAGTTGGCCAAGGAGCTGGGGGCAGAGGTAGTCAACACGAGGGAGGTGGACTTGGTGAAGGCTGTAAAAGACCTCACAGGGGGCAGGGGCGCGGACGTGGTGGTAGAGGCGGTGGGTAGTGAGGAGACTGTGGAGGCGGCAGTGGAGGCGGCGGCGGCAGGGGGGAGGGTGGTGTTGGTGGGCTTAATGGCCGTTGGGAAGAAGGCCCCGCTCCACGTGGCCAGGGTGGTCCGCGGGGGCATAGCTGTGGTGGGTAGCTACGGGGCGAGGCCCCGGGTGGACTTGCCCAAGGTGATTTCGCTTGTGGAGAAGGGCCTCCTTAGGCCGGACCTCTTGGCTAAGGACTTCTACAAGCTTGACCAGATAAACGAGGCGGTTGAGGCTCTGCGGAGCGGCCGGTCTATAAGGCCCATAGTGCTCATGCGCTAG
- the ppcA gene encoding phosphoenolpyruvate carboxylase, with the protein MPIPRLMCTQHPDTTVKITAAEEVDEAIVAFTAYGCDEVMVDYEGKATPYSQPKEVVMKAAKSELPLGEKFVITVRLPNPRLEEFDRAMLALEAAVVANYFSVKYMGVRAVKWVVLPMVEDVETMSLVRRMLKRKVEDYKAEAKVDVGNIEVIPLFEDAFVQLKAKALLGEVFKGEEVREVRLFLGKSDSAVKHGHLASALAIAYTLSRLGDVESELGLRIRPILGMGSPPFRGGLNNPRLAPMEVVQYAGYYTATIQSAVRYDVALEEFLKVREAILNGCCAPRQRAPDEVLHIVQEASARYRALVMKYADKVIEVARLVPSTRDRVSWTAYGRTLTGGERVVNMPRAIVYTSAWYATGLPPTLLDAPYLLELAKSDKLDLVLKVLPTYLKELEYDLEFFDRATAEKYLDGEIVKAVVELADYLGLEARPNPAYATLLRMPRNEANIIALGKYRKFLG; encoded by the coding sequence ATGCCTATACCGCGTCTTATGTGTACTCAGCACCCCGACACCACTGTGAAAATCACGGCCGCGGAGGAGGTAGACGAGGCCATTGTGGCATTTACCGCGTATGGATGCGACGAGGTCATGGTAGACTACGAGGGGAAGGCTACGCCGTACTCTCAGCCTAAGGAGGTGGTAATGAAGGCGGCTAAGAGCGAGCTTCCGCTAGGCGAAAAGTTTGTAATTACTGTGAGGTTGCCCAACCCCCGCCTCGAGGAGTTTGACAGAGCTATGCTGGCTCTGGAGGCGGCGGTGGTGGCTAATTACTTCTCTGTGAAGTACATGGGGGTGAGGGCGGTGAAGTGGGTGGTGTTGCCCATGGTTGAAGATGTGGAGACCATGTCCCTCGTTAGGCGCATGCTGAAGCGGAAGGTGGAGGACTACAAGGCGGAGGCCAAGGTAGACGTGGGAAATATAGAGGTCATACCCCTCTTCGAAGACGCCTTCGTGCAACTCAAGGCGAAGGCGTTGTTGGGCGAGGTGTTTAAAGGGGAGGAGGTGAGGGAGGTGAGGCTCTTCTTGGGCAAGTCGGACTCCGCCGTTAAGCACGGCCACCTCGCCTCTGCGCTGGCCATTGCCTACACGCTCTCCAGACTCGGCGACGTGGAGTCGGAGCTTGGGCTGAGGATTAGGCCTATCCTTGGGATGGGCTCGCCGCCGTTTAGGGGCGGGCTCAACAACCCCCGCCTCGCGCCCATGGAAGTGGTGCAGTACGCGGGCTACTACACGGCCACTATCCAGTCAGCGGTGAGGTACGACGTGGCACTGGAGGAGTTTTTGAAGGTGAGAGAGGCCATTTTAAACGGCTGTTGCGCGCCTAGGCAAAGGGCGCCGGACGAGGTGTTGCACATAGTGCAAGAGGCTTCGGCGAGGTATCGCGCCCTTGTGATGAAGTACGCCGACAAGGTGATAGAGGTGGCCCGCCTAGTGCCCTCCACTAGGGACAGAGTCAGCTGGACGGCCTATGGCAGGACGCTGACTGGAGGAGAGAGAGTGGTCAACATGCCCAGGGCCATCGTATACACCTCCGCGTGGTACGCCACGGGGCTCCCGCCCACTCTCCTCGACGCGCCCTACCTCCTGGAACTCGCCAAGAGCGACAAGCTAGACCTAGTGCTGAAGGTCCTCCCCACCTACCTCAAGGAGCTTGAATACGACCTAGAGTTCTTCGACAGGGCCACGGCTGAGAAGTACCTCGACGGTGAAATTGTCAAGGCAGTGGTTGAGTTGGCGGACTACCTGGGGCTTGAGGCGAGGCCCAACCCCGCCTATGCAACGCTCTTGAGAATGCCTAGAAACGAGGCCAACATAATAGCATTGGGCAAATACCGCAAATTCCTAGGATAA
- a CDS encoding CBS domain-containing protein: protein MIKNYIKRPPITIGRDATVEEAAALMAEKGVGSLAIVDEGGRPVGIITERDVVKAVARRALGARVVEVGTTSNLLTASPEDDEYEVLKKMRERRVRHLLVVDKEGKLVGVLSIRDFLEDAALKALGDKVWWPPPEE from the coding sequence ATGATTAAGAACTATATCAAGAGGCCGCCTATTACAATAGGCAGAGACGCCACCGTCGAAGAGGCGGCGGCGTTGATGGCCGAGAAGGGCGTGGGATCTCTAGCCATTGTGGATGAGGGGGGCAGGCCCGTGGGCATTATCACTGAGAGAGACGTGGTTAAGGCAGTGGCTAGGCGGGCGCTGGGGGCCAGAGTGGTCGAGGTTGGCACAACTTCCAACCTCCTCACAGCCTCTCCAGAGGACGACGAGTACGAGGTGTTGAAAAAGATGAGGGAAAGGCGGGTGAGACACCTCTTAGTTGTGGACAAGGAGGGGAAGCTCGTGGGAGTCTTGTCCATTAGAGACTTTCTAGAGGACGCTGCCCTTAAAGCGCTCGGGGACAAGGTATGGTGGCCGCCGCCGGAGGAATGA
- a CDS encoding CBS domain-containing protein encodes MKVRDLIRKPPVTVPPTATLLEAAEALTSHGVGAVVVVDPSSPDKPIGILSERDIVKAISAKMPLSTPVEAFMSTDLVTVEAEEPLSRAADLMWMYNIRHLVVVERGKFVGVISVRDLLEPNRRRQLC; translated from the coding sequence ATGAAGGTGAGAGACCTCATTAGGAAGCCCCCCGTCACGGTGCCGCCCACCGCCACTCTGCTGGAGGCGGCTGAGGCGTTGACAAGCCACGGCGTGGGGGCCGTGGTGGTGGTAGACCCCTCAAGCCCTGACAAGCCCATCGGCATACTGTCTGAGCGAGACATTGTAAAAGCCATAAGCGCCAAGATGCCCCTATCTACCCCAGTGGAGGCCTTCATGTCCACAGACCTAGTCACCGTTGAGGCGGAGGAGCCCCTGTCCCGCGCCGCGGACCTCATGTGGATGTACAACATCCGCCACTTGGTGGTAGTAGAACGGGGCAAATTCGTGGGGGTTATATCCGTGAGAGACCTCCTCGAGCCCAATAGGAGGAGGCAACTCTGCTAA
- a CDS encoding CBS domain-containing protein, translated as MRVAAFASRPPITAEADISIREAARIMAERRIGLLVLTKGGELYGVVSERDIVRAVAEGVDVEKPASSIATTRIVTVDADADISEAAELFRRHGIRHLVVTKGGELYGVLSIRDLVREREVLRHVADTFAPAFDYVLPSGD; from the coding sequence ATGAGAGTGGCCGCCTTTGCCTCAAGACCCCCCATCACGGCTGAGGCCGATATATCTATCAGAGAGGCGGCTAGGATAATGGCCGAGAGGAGGATTGGCCTACTCGTATTGACCAAGGGGGGAGAGCTCTACGGCGTAGTGTCGGAGCGGGACATTGTGAGGGCAGTAGCGGAGGGTGTAGACGTGGAGAAGCCCGCCTCCTCCATAGCCACGACGAGAATTGTGACAGTGGACGCCGACGCCGATATAAGCGAGGCCGCTGAGCTGTTTAGGCGCCACGGCATCCGCCACTTGGTGGTCACTAAGGGCGGGGAGCTCTACGGCGTCTTGTCTATACGCGACTTAGTGCGCGAGAGAGAGGTGCTACGGCACGTGGCCGACACCTTTGCACCGGCCTTCGACTACGTACTGCCCAGCGGGGATTAG
- a CDS encoding 4-hydroxyphenylacetate 3-hydroxylase family protein encodes MGLRTGDQYVEGIKTRNKAKIYVLGKRVHDVTTNLFLKPSVLSFKATFDAAFEEDTRDLARVYSPFAGEEVNRFNSIHMGPQDLVAKVKLLRKLSHKTGTCFQRCVGWDALNTLYIVTKKLAEKEGKGIYYKNFIKYLEYVQRRDLALAGAMTDVKGVRPLKPSEQPNPDAYVRVVEERDDGIVVRGAKANITGIAVVDEVVVMPTRAMTEKDEVYAISFAIPLDTEGVTVVVGRQLNDARRLEEGEIDGLPYMFNHEGLLILEDVYVPWDRVFMYREWKWAGVLVEVFSAYHRQGYAGCKSGLGDVIIGAAYNLAKQIGVADKPHVREKLTEMVFLNETMYSAGLAASWEGKKLVEGDGGWWVNPMYANVTKHLVTRFPYEVSRLAHDIAGGLLGTAPSEFDLKNEEVGKLVAKYLQGVPEFTAEDRLRMLRLLENTSISVAYLVESVHGAGSPQAQRISMERIYDFYTVEKIAKSLARMGQRKADPRVEPHKPTDSEKA; translated from the coding sequence ATGGGTCTAAGGACTGGGGATCAATACGTGGAGGGCATAAAGACGAGGAATAAGGCGAAGATTTATGTACTCGGCAAGCGCGTGCACGACGTTACTACAAACCTGTTTCTAAAGCCCTCCGTCCTCTCCTTCAAGGCCACCTTCGACGCTGCGTTTGAGGAAGACACCCGCGACTTGGCCAGAGTATACAGCCCCTTCGCGGGGGAGGAGGTGAACCGCTTCAACTCCATACACATGGGGCCCCAAGACTTGGTGGCCAAGGTGAAGCTGTTGAGGAAGCTCTCGCACAAGACTGGGACGTGCTTCCAGAGGTGTGTGGGGTGGGACGCGTTAAACACGCTCTACATTGTCACTAAGAAGTTGGCAGAGAAGGAGGGGAAGGGCATCTACTACAAGAACTTCATCAAATACCTGGAGTACGTCCAGAGGCGGGACTTGGCCCTTGCGGGAGCGATGACAGACGTGAAGGGGGTTAGGCCGCTAAAGCCCAGCGAGCAGCCTAACCCAGACGCCTATGTGAGAGTGGTGGAGGAGAGAGACGACGGGATCGTGGTCAGAGGGGCTAAGGCAAACATCACGGGGATCGCCGTGGTGGACGAGGTCGTCGTCATGCCCACTAGGGCGATGACGGAGAAGGACGAGGTCTACGCCATATCCTTCGCCATTCCCCTTGACACGGAGGGGGTGACTGTGGTCGTCGGGAGGCAGTTGAACGATGCCAGGAGGCTTGAGGAGGGGGAGATCGACGGCTTGCCCTATATGTTCAACCACGAGGGGCTCTTGATACTCGAGGACGTGTATGTGCCTTGGGACAGGGTGTTTATGTACAGAGAGTGGAAGTGGGCGGGGGTGCTCGTCGAGGTCTTCTCGGCCTACCACCGCCAGGGCTATGCGGGCTGTAAGTCCGGCCTAGGCGACGTGATCATCGGCGCGGCGTACAACTTGGCTAAGCAGATCGGCGTCGCCGACAAGCCCCACGTGAGGGAGAAGCTCACCGAGATGGTGTTTCTCAACGAGACTATGTACTCCGCCGGGCTGGCGGCCAGCTGGGAGGGGAAGAAGCTTGTGGAGGGAGACGGGGGCTGGTGGGTCAACCCCATGTACGCCAACGTCACTAAGCACTTGGTCACGAGGTTCCCCTACGAGGTGTCTAGGCTGGCTCACGACATTGCCGGGGGTCTTTTGGGCACGGCCCCCAGCGAGTTTGACCTTAAGAACGAGGAGGTGGGAAAGCTGGTGGCCAAGTACCTCCAGGGGGTCCCCGAGTTCACCGCCGAGGACAGGCTCAGGATGTTGAGGCTGTTGGAGAACACCAGCATAAGCGTGGCGTACCTAGTGGAGTCTGTCCACGGCGCCGGTAGCCCCCAGGCGCAGAGGATATCCATGGAGAGGATATACGACTTCTACACAGTGGAGAAGATAGCCAAGTCGCTGGCGAGGATGGGCCAGAGAAAGGCAGACCCACGGGTGGAGCCTCACAAGCCGACGGACAGCGAAAAGGCATGA
- a CDS encoding ATP-binding cassette domain-containing protein translates to MALEVEGLEARRGRFRLYVERLVVNSVVAVVGRNGSGKTTLLDAIAGFIEARGRIVACGRDVSHLPPHRRGLAYVQSTPIDPPQRVGAFLRAVARLHGTEGLVDEVASRLGISHLLDRGRGLSTGQKQLVNLAAALLARPCAFLMDEPTSHLDWVNKRAFNDVVKRLGVPTLYVTHDPLEALYVADVLCVMEEGRLTKCVEKPTDAASAYRAAEEFALKLFKGVF, encoded by the coding sequence ATGGCTCTCGAGGTAGAGGGCCTCGAGGCTAGGCGGGGGCGCTTCCGCCTCTACGTGGAGAGGCTAGTGGTAAACTCCGTGGTGGCTGTGGTGGGGAGAAACGGCAGCGGAAAGACCACGTTGCTGGACGCTATCGCCGGCTTCATAGAGGCGAGGGGCCGCATAGTGGCCTGCGGCCGCGACGTGTCCCACCTCCCGCCCCACAGGCGGGGCCTAGCGTATGTCCAGTCCACCCCCATAGACCCCCCGCAGAGGGTGGGGGCATTCCTCCGCGCGGTGGCCCGTCTACATGGCACAGAGGGCCTTGTGGACGAGGTGGCGAGCCGCCTCGGCATATCCCACCTCTTGGACAGGGGGAGGGGCCTATCCACTGGGCAAAAGCAGCTAGTCAACCTAGCGGCGGCCCTTCTGGCGCGGCCATGCGCCTTCCTCATGGACGAGCCCACCTCCCACCTAGACTGGGTCAACAAAAGGGCCTTCAACGACGTGGTGAAGAGGCTGGGGGTGCCCACTCTCTACGTGACTCACGACCCCCTCGAGGCACTCTACGTGGCCGACGTGTTGTGCGTAATGGAGGAGGGCCGTCTGACTAAGTGCGTGGAGAAGCCCACGGACGCCGCCTCTGCCTACAGAGCCGCCGAGGAGTTCGCCCTCAAGTTGTTTAAGGGGGTCTTTTAA
- a CDS encoding ABC transporter permease family protein has product MDAVKAVAASTAALLALLLLALPLFFLSAPPPGFVESFLFTAAASAAAAGGSLLPGLAVAMAARRGGAWGALGMVLYVPALVPPTSVGVLLLAAFSTPRLLCGDCPLSQFVSAWVVNQPLGVFLAMWVMALPVAFSIYDGALREERAEAFFRSLGFSGLRLLVLTAMSLREATLSAALFAWLRGFGELGVLLIFANYPYAASIYIYNAWLIYGVGPAIGASLAVVVTALAVGYAARRWLSR; this is encoded by the coding sequence ATGGACGCCGTGAAGGCTGTCGCCGCCTCCACCGCCGCCCTCCTGGCGCTCCTCCTCTTAGCCCTCCCCCTGTTCTTTCTCTCTGCGCCTCCGCCGGGGTTTGTGGAGAGCTTCCTCTTCACGGCCGCGGCCTCGGCGGCTGCGGCGGGCGGCTCTCTTCTGCCGGGCCTTGCGGTGGCTATGGCGGCTAGGAGGGGCGGTGCTTGGGGGGCCTTGGGCATGGTCCTCTACGTCCCGGCGCTTGTCCCGCCGACGTCTGTGGGAGTGCTCCTCCTCGCCGCCTTCTCCACGCCCCGCCTCCTCTGCGGCGACTGCCCCCTCTCGCAGTTCGTCTCCGCGTGGGTGGTGAACCAGCCGCTCGGCGTCTTCTTGGCCATGTGGGTCATGGCGCTCCCCGTGGCCTTCTCCATATACGACGGCGCCTTGAGGGAGGAGAGGGCTGAGGCCTTTTTCCGGTCGCTGGGCTTCTCCGGCCTTAGGCTCCTGGTGCTCACGGCCATGTCGCTGAGGGAGGCCACCCTCTCGGCGGCTCTCTTCGCATGGCTGAGGGGCTTCGGCGAGCTGGGGGTGCTCCTAATATTCGCCAACTACCCATACGCCGCCTCTATCTACATCTACAACGCCTGGCTCATCTACGGCGTCGGCCCGGCCATAGGGGCCTCCCTGGCCGTTGTAGTAACAGCGCTGGCGGTGGGCTACGCGGCGAGGCGATGGCTCTCGAGGTAG